The Bacteroidales bacterium region CCAACTGGACGCTGGAAGAGTTTCTGGGGCATTGTGCACGCGACAAAGCCGGGATCGGATGGAACGGATGGAGAGATGCCGAACTATACACCTACCAGGCCCTCATCATAGAGGAGAAAGATTTTCAGTGAGAAATCCACCGAGAGGCCAATGAAACATCCATACAGTCTACTGCCTTTGGCGGCCCTGTGCCTTGCCGGTTATTTTCTTACCCTTATGCTGGTAAGGATGAAGGTGCTTTCCCTTTCGGCCCACCGGAAAATATGGAATTCCCTGTTGCTGGTCACCTTTCTTGTTACCGGAATTCTGGGAATTTTACTGGTCATTAACCTGAACTACCGACTGGAATGGACGTGGATCAAAACAGCCCTCCGCTGGCATGTTCATTTCGGAATCGGTATGGTGGCCGTAGCGGCTTTCCACCTGAGCTGGCATCTGAACTACTATCTTCAGATTTTCACCGCCAACAACACTGAGAAGATCACCAGGCCGGAACAGGCCAAACAAAGCATGTATCAGAAGCTTTCCGATCCGGAAGTCAAAGCCTATTCCTTTCTGCTGGGGTATCTGACCCTGCAGGTTCAGCTTGTTTTTCTTCGTCAGTTTCTTAATCTTTTCAACGGTAATGAGCTCATAATAGGCTGTGTATTGTTTGTATGGATGCTGATCACAGGGCTTGGAGCAACAGCAGGAAGGAAGTTTGCGGGCCTGACAAAAACTTCTCCCCTTTCATCGGCTTTTGCCCTGCTGTCTCTTCTGCCGCTGGTGTTCTATCCGTTGAGCTATTTTTTCAGGATCGTGATATTTCCTCCCGGCACCATGCCCGGACTAGTTGCTTCGCTCCTGTTCATTGCCGGAATATTGTTTCCCTTCTGTTTTTTATCAGGTATAGCATTTACGCAGATTATCAGGAATTTACCTGAGCAGAGCCGCATCCAGGCATCGCAGGTATATGCCTGGGAGACCCTGGGTGCTTTAACGGCCGGATTACTGTATACTTTTCTTCTGAGTCATTTTTTGAATACATTGTTTATTCTCACCTTTCCGGGGGTCCTGATTCTGTGGTTATGTGCGCGTACCGCTTCGCCGGAAAAAATCAGAATATACCGTACCGGATTTGGACTTCTGCTTGCAATTTCCCTGATATTAGTCATTTATGGATTGAAGGCAGAGACCCTGATGGCGCAATGGCAATATCCTGGGCAAAACATCCTTTTATTTCATGAAACCCCCTACGGGCGGTTCATCCTGACCGAACAGGCCGGGCAGAAAAGCATCATCAGCAACGGAAATTTACTTGCAACAGGCAACAACACAGTTGACTGCGAAGAAGCCGTTCATTATCCCCTGGTACAAACCGGTTGCTGGGATACCTTACTGGTGATTTCAGGCGACCTGGAGGGCATGCTTCCCGAGCTGGCGAAGTACCCGATCAGGCATGTTGACTATGCCGACATCAATCCCTTCTGGGTTTCGGTGGTACGCGACAGTTTGGGTGCCGGATGGCCTTTCACTATCGGTTTTCATGCAGTTGATCCGGTTCAGATGCTGCGGAATACAAGATCGGAATACAATGCCATCCTTGTCCAGTCGGCCGGAATGGGTACCTTGCAGGAAAACCGACTGTTTTCAGCCGAATTTGTCGGGACAGTAAAAAAACATCTGGAACCGGACGGTGTTTCCTGCTGGTCTCTGCCTACCTCGTTCAATTATCTGAATCCCGAAAGCAGGCAAATCAATTCATCTGTTGTCAATACCCTGAAAACATATTTTGCTCATATCCTGCTCATTCCGGGAGAGAAACTGTACCTGATTGCCAGCGATTCCCCCCTGAATTACAATATTCCGGAACGCATTGAAAAACTGAATATTAAGAATGATTATGTAAACCAATACTATATAGATTCGACATTACTTTTATTGCGCGTACACGAAATAAAAAAGACCCTGATCAGCAGTGCCCCCGGGAACCTGGCCTTTCGTCCCGCAGGTACCTTCCTTCACCTTCGTTTCTGGTTAAGTCAGTACCGTTCGTCTTATTACGGAGTAGTATTGTTTTTTCTTCTCATCGGAGTAATCGCTTTCGCGTTGTATACATCAGGAAATGCGATCATGCTGGCAGCAGGGGGAGCCGGATCGGCTCTTGAGTTGCTCCTTATTCTCGGGGCCCAGATCCTGTATGGTTCTGCCTATCAGACCACAGGACTGATGATAGGAGTATACATGGCAGGAATGGCCGCAGGAGCCTGGGCAGGAAGCCGGCTTCCGCAGGAAAAAGTTCAGTCAGCAACCATGTTTGCTGCCGCATTTTTCATCTTCCTCTGCGTCATCACACCCTTTGTATTGACCTTTCTTCAGCGGAGTGAAACGGATGAAATTCCGGGTTACCTTCTGCTATCAGTGCTTCTGTTGGTAACGGCCACAATTCCGGGACTGCTTTTTGCCGCTATTGCCGGGAGAATCAGCGGCAGTGCCGCCGGAAGTCTTTATGCGGCCGACCTTACAGGCTCAGCTGTTATTCTCATTCTCACCACCGTCTTTGTTTTTCCGGTATATGGATTGCGTGTTACCGGCCTGGTATTGGGAATTGTAATACTGGCGGGTTTACTTCGTTCGAAGTTGTCGGGCAAATCAGGCCGGAAACTCCTGTAAATGCAAACACGTTCCGACCTACTCTCCCATCTGCTCGTCAAGCCGCTGCTGGCGGTTCAGCCTATTTTTAAGGATGTAGCTGTATTCTCTGGCCTTTTTATTGTTGTAACGCACATAAGACTTCTCAGCCCATTCGATGGCTTCCTGCAGATTGCCGGCTATTTCAGCTGCCAGCGCCATGTTGTAGCAGGCACGACCGGCCAGTTTGGAATCGGGGTCATCTGTATATTTCCTCCAAACATCGGCCGCTTCTTCCCAGCGATTGGTTTGAGCCAGCCTTTTTGCATACTTCATATCATCATTTCCCTTTTTATACATTTCCCTGCCGGTATGAATCCATGAAGGGGAAATTCTCCGGGCATACTGTGTTCCGGCAAAATATCCTGCCTGTTTTACGATTTCATTCTGGGGAGGAAGATTGACAAGCGCTTCTTTATGGCTTCTTCCTTCGGCCTCCCATTCTCGGTAATCGGTGAAAATGCTTTCATCGATAATTTGCCTGTTGGCCGGATCGTAAATCCGCCAGCCCGATTCAATATTAGACCGAACGTGGGTTATTGTTACCTCGTATTTGACTTCCCGGTCATTTTCCTTGCGGGTACGTTGTTCTTTCCTATCGGAATACAGGTTATTTGAATCGAAGACCTCGAGCGACAGAAGCGCATCGGTCTGGTTCTGGCGGCAGATTCTCTCCACTGTATTCCAGTCAAGCGGCGCCGGAAACTGACGGGTGCCGGTTCCCTTCAGTTCATTTTCGGGCGGAACAACGACGGTGAACCTGGGCGAACTGACCAGTCCATCGGCAACCCCGCGCACGCATTCAAACGAGCCAACCCTGTCGGCAAACAATCCCTCTCCTGTTATCACCCCTTCCAGAACGTCTTTCACCTTTTCTTCTTTTGCCGGAAGACTTCGGTTTACGACAGCCAGAGAGCGGATACCGCGCGGCACATTGATTTGTGCCGGTTCCAGTACAGTAAGGGTTACATTCATCGTTGAACACGATGCCAATGTAAGCAGAAGAGGCAGGAAAAATAGTTTCATCATAATAAAATTAATTTTCAATGGTATGATGGAACCCACATGTTCGGCATTTTATTACCGCTGTGTTTGTGTTTGTTAAACATGTGGGTTTCATAGGGAAATGATCAAATGAAATATTTTTCATTGGTGCGGAAAGATAGGGATATTTTCTGAACTGACAGTGACGGAATGGCACTCATACCAGGGGTGTGTATGGAAGAATGAAGGCAGTCTTTTCTTACGCTGCGGATGAATAGGGCCGATATAGAGAAACCCGGTGAATTGCTCTATCTTTGTTTTCATAAAGATACAATACACATGCAGGAAGATACCATATGTGCCATTGGAAGTCCCCCGGGACAGGGAGCTATAGCCGTAGTTCGAATCAGTGGTCCGGCATCGTTTAAGGCACTCGGTCAGATTTGTTCTCCGCAGAAGGCAGGAAAAAAACTGGAAGAAGTTCCCCCCGGAAAGATGGTTCGTGTATGGATACGGGATGGTGAGGCCATGCTCGACGATGGTATGGTATGCCGTTATGTTTCCCCCCACTCCTACACGGGAGAAGATATGGCAGAAATCTTCTGCCATGGCTCGGTTTACATCCAGCAGCGTTTGCTTCAGCTGCTGATTGCATGCGGCGTGCGGCTTGCCAGGCCGGGTGAATTTACCCAGCGCGCCTTTCTGAACGGCAAAATGGATTTATCGCAGGCCGAAGCGGTTGCCGATCTGATAGCTTCCTCATCGGGAGCCTCGCATCGTCTGGCCATGCACCAGATGCGCGGCGGTTTCTCTTCAGAAATTGCCGTCCTGAGAAAAGAGATGCTGCACTTTGTGTCATTGCTGGAGCTGGAACTTGATTTCAGCGAGGAAGATGTGCAATTTGCCGATCGCTCTGAACTTACGGCACTTCTTGATCAAGTGATAGAGAAAATACGCACCATGGCCCGGTCCTTTGCCAGCGGGCAGGCCCTAAAAAACGGAATTCCGGTTGTGATTGCCGGTTTACCCAATGTCGGCAAATCAACCCTTTTAAATACACTGCTCAATGAAGACAGAGCCATTGTTTCTGAAATTCCCGGAACAACAAGGGATACCATTGAAGATACCCTGCATATTGAGGGTTATTTGTTCCGGATCATCGACACGGCAGGACTGAGGCATTCGAAAGATGAAATTGAAGCAATCGGGATCAGAAAGACCAGGGAAAAACTCAGAACCGCACGAATTGTTCTTCTGGTCATTGATCTGACGGAAGCCAGCAGTGAAATACCCGGAGAGATAAAAGCCCTGCAACTGGACACCGAACAGCAGATAATTCTGGTAGCCAACAAGGCCGATAAAGTTCCGGAAGAAGACCTGAAGAAGAAAGTGTCGGAACTGGAACAGCTGAATGCCGGAACGGTAATTCCCATATCGGCAAAAAAGCAGAACAATCTTGAAATGCTGAGAAAGGAACTCGTTAACAGGGCACAGTCGCTGACCGAAGGGCAGGATGTACTGGTAACCAACCTGCGGCATTTTGAAGCCCTCGACAAAGCCAGGCAGGCACTGGAAAGAGCAGGTACAGGACTGAAAGAAGGCATACCCACCGATCTGGTGGCCCAGGACATCCGTGAAGCGATGCATTACCTGGCCGAAATAACCGGCGAGATCACTACCGATGAGATCCTGGGGAATATTTTCAAAAATTTCTGTATAGGAAAGTAAACAGGTTGACGGCCCGACCAGTTGCCGTCAGCAAAAGATTCATGTACCGGTGCTATCCGGCACGATGGTCAGTTTTATCGTTTCCTTGTTGACCACACTGGGCTGGAGCAGCAAAGCAGGAACCATATACATACCGTTATTGATACTCATATTGAGTGAAGGAACGGCAGATTCCTTTGCGACCTTCATGGCAAAATCGGCGGCGCTGATGGCAATATTTTCAATTGGTTTATACACCGTCATCACCTGTTTCCCGGCCATAATTCGTTCACAGGCAATCTGGTCAGCATCCTGGCCAGAAACCCACACCTTTCCGGCCAGATTTTTCTCTTCCAGAGCATTGACCACCCCGGTGGCCAGATCGTCATTGGCTACCAGCACAGCATTGATGTCGGGATGCTGTTTCAGGCATTCCTTCATCAACTTGTAGCTTTCATCCTTATCCCATCGCGGCACAAATTTGTCGAATACAACCCTGATATCGCCGCGGTCAATATACGGACCAAGCACATTCAGCTGGCCGGTTTTGATCATCAGGGAATTATGGTCGGATGTAGGTCCGCTGATAATGGCATATTTGCCTTTCGGGCACACCCTTGTAAGGTATTCGGCCTGCAGGCGGCCAACTTCCATATTATCGAACGAAATATACAGATCGAGATCGCAGTTCCGGATGAGGCGGTCGTACGAAATTACCGGAACCCCATGTTTATGGGCCAGTTTGACTATTTTGGCAGCCTGGTACTGATCAACCGGAACAACAACAAGCACATCCACACCAGCTTCCAGAAGTTTCCTGGCCTGTTCGAACTGCCGGTCAGGATTTCCGTTGGCAGTATCAAACAGCAGCTGGCCGTTGAGTTCCCTGATGCGTTTTTCAAAAATCTGTTTATCCTTTGCCCATCGTTCCTGGGCGAAGCTATCCATTAAAAGTCCCACCTGCTTTTTGGAAGAACATCCTGAAAAAAGAAACAAAAGAAACAGGGAGGCAATAGCCATCCGCGATAAGATTCGGGTTTTCATGGCAAAAGGATTTAAAGGTTATCAATCCCTGCAGCAACACCCTTTCCTGATTGTATAAAAGTAATAAAACTTCCGGTGGAAAACAAGTTTTGCGAGATATTTCAGAGTAGGCTAAACCCGTTCATTTATAAGGGCTTTCAGGATAGAGCGGACAAAAAAAGGACCCTGATAGATAAACCCCGTATAAACCTGGATAAGGGAAGCACCGGCATGCAATTTTTCCACGGCATCTTCGGGAGTCATAATGCCGCCGGTTCCAATGATAGGCAATGCATGACCCGTTTTATCAGCAATGTACCGGATGATTTCGGTAGAACGCCGGCTCAGAGGCGCCCCGCTCAATCCGCCCTGTCCGATTGTGTTCAGTTTTTCCTGAGGAGTCAGCAGGTTATCGCGGCGAAGAGTAGTATTGGTCGCCACAATACCATCCAGACCGGTTTCATCAATAATAGCAAGAGTTTCGTCAATCTGCTGAAAACTCAGATCCGGAGAAATTTTCAGCAGCAGCGGTTTTCGTACCGGCATGCTCTTTCTGGTTTCCGTAAGCCGGACAAGAATACTGCGCAACATATCCTTATCCTGCAGTTCCGACAGATCCCTGATATTGGGACAACTGACATTCACCACGAAATAATCGGCCACATCGTACAAAGTCTTCAGCACGAAGTCATAATCCTCCACCGCCAGATGATTGGGAGTAGAAGTATTCTTTCCGATGTTAGCACCAATAATAATATCAGGTTTATTTTTCAGCAACCGCAATCTGACCGCCTCAGCGCCGTCGTTATTAAACCCCATCCGGTTTATCAGACCCTGGTCGGCCGGAATGCGGAACAAGCGGGGTTTAGGGTTTCCCGGTTGCGGCCTGGGAGTAACCGTTCCGATTTCGATAAAGGAAAAACCAAAAGCAGCAAATTCGTTATACACCAGAGCATTTTTGTCGAATCCGGCCGCAAAACCAACAGGATTTTCGAAATGCAGGCCAAAGACATTTCTTTCCAGTTTAACCGCACGAGGTTTGCATATATGCGTAACGACCGATTTTTTCCCCGGAATTTTAAAAAGAAAACGGATTCCCGATATCAGCCAGTGATGAATTCGTTCGGGGTCAATAAGAAAAAGAAGAGGGCGGATCAGCAGTCTGTACATAAATTTTTTAGCAAATCTACTAAGAAAAAAGAACTCTCTGTAATTCACATACGTAAACTTGCAAATGATTACACTTGTAAACATTCTAATCATTTTAACTAACCTGAACGGAATAAAGGGCAAAAAGATGGCAAAAAATTCGGGTTTATTTGTCGGAACCTTTATTACAGAGGCAGGATTCAGGTATTCACACCAGTCTTACTTCCTGGTATGCCAGATCTGCGCTTATCTGGTTCCCATTTAAGCTGAAACAAAACCCTTTTGCACAAATTCTGATCACAGTATACCTGGATAAAGTTTTGACCGGAAGGTATTTCCGGCAATGGAAAGTCACTATCTCCTGATCCGGAATCCATCATGAGTCCGGATCGTTTGCATTCCATTCCGCAAGCGTTCAGGAAAAAACAATACCCCAGGCCGAAAATTCAAGGAACAGACGAGAGCAGAAAAGAATTTACTGTCCTTTATCCTGCTGAGGCACAAAGCGCTGGTAGGTATTATCGGCAAACAGCAGAAGAATTTCCTTCACCCTGGAAGTATTTTTACCGGCATCAGGAACAGAGGAACCATATTTTTCCGGATCGGAAGAACGGATCTCCCGGATCCCCCCGGTTTTTACCGTATCTGCGGCGGTTTCAGGGGAAGGCAAAGGCTGTTCAAACAGAGTTCCCGTGCGGGGTTTTCTGTACATTTCCCCCTTCCCCAGAAGAAGCCATTCGGGATTTACCTCAGGGAACCGTTTGAGAATCTTCACCAGCACATCATAACTGGGCAGATTGCGTCCCGATACGAGATGCGATACCGCCGACCGCTGAATGGAGAGTTCATCGGCAAATTGAGACGGAGAAAGCGATTCCGCCTTCATCAGAGCCAGGAGACGATCTTTCATAAGAACCACATAATTCTATTACAAATGTAATTTAATTTGTGTTTACAATAGTACCCTGAATCGATAATAGGTAATTTACGGATGTAATTTTATTAATCCGTTAAGTAAGCAAATCCTGCATAAGAAAATCTACCAGCTGGTTTAATGGCCAGCTTCACGATTTTGCAATACGGGATGGAATGTTAAAGACAAGTTCAGAGAAGCCCGAAACTTACTTCTAAGGACGATCCATGTTTGTTGAAGGGCATATGCGAGGGAGACGTAACAATAAAATCCCGATTCCGGCGTTGGTCCTTTGCTGTACTTCCAACCATTAGGGCATTCATGCTTCATTTGACGAAATGCTTTGCGCATCAAAAACAACGCGGTATGCCATAAGAACCGCTTTCATTCCGTTTCAGAGGAACTTGTCCGGATACCTTTGAAAAAAACAATCCACAATGTATACGGTCGATTGCTCTGTATATGCGCAATAGGAACTTAAAAGACTATTTATTTTTATGTTAAAGTATTAATTGAAATAAAATGCATGAAATATTGATATACAACATAATAATTCCTTATTTTATACGATTGTTTCTTTCCAACCGTTTTTCTGATGAAAAATATTTCAACTTTTAGTTAAAAAAATACATGTAAAATACTGGTTATTAATGTACTAAATCAAAAATATTTTAATGTTTACATTTGTAATACCGGGTAAAAATCTCCTTATGGACACTTCCTGCCAACGAATCAGTCGGCAGAAAGGACAAAAATTTATCTTTGTTCAACCTATCGAAATACACTATCGAACATGCGCAAAACCGATCTGCTTTTTCTGATGGCCATTGTTTTAATGGGCTTTCTTTACGGACTGCACCGGATCATCCCCATGCGCCCCTATTCCATTCATCAATGGCGGCAAACCGATTGCCTCTCGATCACCCTGAATTACAGCAGGGAAAATCTCCCTTTTGTGCAACCGGAAATTCATAATGTAACCTTCGGAGAAGGCAAAGTTGTCAGTGAGTTTCCGGTTATATACTATATGGTGGGAAAGCTATGGAAAATTACAGGGCAGAACGAATCCATTTTCCGCATTCTCAATCTGCTGATCGTCATAACAGGGCTCTTTCTGCTGTATCGTCTTACTGCCGGAATTACCGGGAATCAGTATATTGGTTTGCTGACGGGCCTGCTTCTTTTTGCTTCCCCCCTTCTGGTTTATTACGGCAGTAATTTCCTGATGAATGCACCGGCCTTTGGCTTAGCCCTGGCAGGAGGATATTTTGTATGGAAATACCTTTCAGGTAACCGGTTGATGCATTTGGTAACTGCTGCAGGGATATTTACTCTGGCAGGATTGCTGAAAATCAGTTCGTTGCTGTTGTTTTGTTCCCTTGTGGCTGTTTTCCTTGCCGCCATGTTTGGCCTCTTTGGTCTGAAGAAACTTTCGGCACAAAAGTGGCTTCCTGTAGTACTTGCCATCATGATCGTGCTAGGTATCAATTTCATCTGGTACAAATATGCCATCCACTATAATACCATCCATAAAACCCGCGGAATTTTTCTGCAGGGATTCTATCCTATATGGGATCTGGACAAAGCCGCCATCCGAGCCAACTGGCACACCCTTCGGCATAATCTGCTTCCCGCGTATTTTCATCCATACCTTATCTACTTTGTTCTCCTGGCATTTGTCCTCAATCTTTTTCATTTCAAATCCTGCAAACGGATTCTGATTTTGCTGAACATCGCCACTTTTTTCGGCGTGGTTGCCTACATACTTTTCTTCTATAAGGCGTTTGATGTACATGATTACTACCTGACGGATTTGCTTCTTTTTGTTCCGGTAACCCTGCTTACTTTTTCTGAACGTATTGTGCGCACAAGAAAGCAACTCGCTTCACAATGGTATTTTTATCTGACGGCCATACTGTTTGTTTTGTTTCTCAGTTATTATACAGCTTTGAAAATCAGAATACGGTACAATATACACCAGCATTTTCGCGGATTGCACAGGCTGCTTCCGAAGGAAGAAATT contains the following coding sequences:
- a CDS encoding helix-turn-helix transcriptional regulator; this translates as MKDRLLALMKAESLSPSQFADELSIQRSAVSHLVSGRNLPSYDVLVKILKRFPEVNPEWLLLGKGEMYRKPRTGTLFEQPLPSPETAADTVKTGGIREIRSSDPEKYGSSVPDAGKNTSRVKEILLLFADNTYQRFVPQQDKGQ
- the mnmE gene encoding tRNA uridine-5-carboxymethylaminomethyl(34) synthesis GTPase MnmE, whose product is MQEDTICAIGSPPGQGAIAVVRISGPASFKALGQICSPQKAGKKLEEVPPGKMVRVWIRDGEAMLDDGMVCRYVSPHSYTGEDMAEIFCHGSVYIQQRLLQLLIACGVRLARPGEFTQRAFLNGKMDLSQAEAVADLIASSSGASHRLAMHQMRGGFSSEIAVLRKEMLHFVSLLELELDFSEEDVQFADRSELTALLDQVIEKIRTMARSFASGQALKNGIPVVIAGLPNVGKSTLLNTLLNEDRAIVSEIPGTTRDTIEDTLHIEGYLFRIIDTAGLRHSKDEIEAIGIRKTREKLRTARIVLLVIDLTEASSEIPGEIKALQLDTEQQIILVANKADKVPEEDLKKKVSELEQLNAGTVIPISAKKQNNLEMLRKELVNRAQSLTEGQDVLVTNLRHFEALDKARQALERAGTGLKEGIPTDLVAQDIREAMHYLAEITGEITTDEILGNIFKNFCIGK
- a CDS encoding quinone-dependent dihydroorotate dehydrogenase, giving the protein MYRLLIRPLLFLIDPERIHHWLISGIRFLFKIPGKKSVVTHICKPRAVKLERNVFGLHFENPVGFAAGFDKNALVYNEFAAFGFSFIEIGTVTPRPQPGNPKPRLFRIPADQGLINRMGFNNDGAEAVRLRLLKNKPDIIIGANIGKNTSTPNHLAVEDYDFVLKTLYDVADYFVVNVSCPNIRDLSELQDKDMLRSILVRLTETRKSMPVRKPLLLKISPDLSFQQIDETLAIIDETGLDGIVATNTTLRRDNLLTPQEKLNTIGQGGLSGAPLSRRSTEIIRYIADKTGHALPIIGTGGIMTPEDAVEKLHAGASLIQVYTGFIYQGPFFVRSILKALINERV
- a CDS encoding sugar ABC transporter substrate-binding protein, which produces MKTRILSRMAIASLFLLFLFSGCSSKKQVGLLMDSFAQERWAKDKQIFEKRIRELNGQLLFDTANGNPDRQFEQARKLLEAGVDVLVVVPVDQYQAAKIVKLAHKHGVPVISYDRLIRNCDLDLYISFDNMEVGRLQAEYLTRVCPKGKYAIISGPTSDHNSLMIKTGQLNVLGPYIDRGDIRVVFDKFVPRWDKDESYKLMKECLKQHPDINAVLVANDDLATGVVNALEEKNLAGKVWVSGQDADQIACERIMAGKQVMTVYKPIENIAISAADFAMKVAKESAVPSLNMSINNGMYMVPALLLQPSVVNKETIKLTIVPDSTGT